One window from the genome of Faecalibacterium sp. HTF-F encodes:
- a CDS encoding glycoside-pentoside-hexuronide (GPH):cation symporter: protein MELTLKQKAAFGIGAVGKDMVYALSASYVMYYYQDVLGLSASFVGVVLMAARFFDAFNDPFMGVLVAKTRTRWGRFRPWIFSGTLLNALVLYALFAAPVLDEAALMVYFSVVYILWGVTYTMMDIPYWSMIPAVTRTPKDRENLSMVGRTCAGVGSALIAMFTMLLVGALGGDSERAGFRWVALIVAAIFAVTELVCCISMKETTPSEMKTATVKEMFSALFRNDQAMVVVGSIVLINSALYLTSNFIIYFFKYDLGGAGWKATYTLFSTVGGAAQILGMMVLYPLLRKKFSSTQVFHLSLVLALCGYGTLLVFCLTGLSHSLALLCIPGVVVFACNGMLTVLTTLFLSNSVDYGQLKTGRREESVIFSMQTFVVKAASGVAVFLTGIGLDLIGLVGNTEETGPVAVQSAGTLLGLRLMMTVLPMLVLAGALVLFRRKFVLTDARAAEISAQLHREEAHHD, encoded by the coding sequence ATGGAACTGACCCTGAAACAAAAAGCCGCATTCGGCATTGGTGCCGTGGGCAAGGATATGGTATATGCCCTGTCGGCTTCTTACGTCATGTATTATTATCAGGATGTGCTGGGACTTTCGGCCAGCTTTGTGGGCGTCGTGCTCATGGCTGCCCGGTTCTTTGATGCCTTCAACGACCCCTTTATGGGAGTTCTGGTGGCAAAGACCCGCACCCGCTGGGGACGTTTCCGTCCGTGGATCTTTTCCGGCACGCTGCTCAATGCGCTGGTGCTCTACGCCCTGTTTGCCGCCCCGGTGCTGGACGAAGCGGCGTTGATGGTCTATTTCAGCGTGGTGTACATCCTGTGGGGCGTCACCTATACCATGATGGATATCCCCTACTGGTCCATGATCCCGGCCGTGACCCGCACCCCAAAAGACCGGGAGAACCTTTCCATGGTGGGGCGCACCTGTGCAGGCGTTGGCTCTGCCCTCATCGCTATGTTCACCATGCTGCTGGTGGGAGCCCTTGGCGGCGACAGCGAGCGCGCTGGCTTCCGCTGGGTGGCATTGATCGTAGCGGCAATTTTTGCAGTGACCGAGCTGGTGTGCTGCATTTCCATGAAAGAAACCACCCCCAGTGAGATGAAGACCGCCACCGTAAAGGAGATGTTCTCCGCCCTGTTCCGCAACGATCAGGCTATGGTAGTGGTAGGCAGCATCGTGCTGATCAACTCGGCGCTGTACCTTACCTCCAACTTCATCATCTATTTCTTCAAATACGACCTTGGCGGTGCAGGCTGGAAAGCCACCTACACCCTGTTTTCCACCGTGGGCGGTGCGGCACAGATCCTTGGCATGATGGTGCTTTACCCCTTGCTGCGAAAAAAATTCAGCAGCACGCAGGTATTTCACCTGAGCCTTGTGCTGGCACTGTGCGGCTACGGCACCCTGCTGGTGTTCTGCCTGACCGGCCTTTCCCACAGTCTGGCGCTGCTGTGCATCCCGGGCGTGGTAGTGTTTGCCTGCAACGGGATGCTGACCGTGCTGACCACCCTGTTCCTTTCCAACAGTGTGGATTACGGCCAGCTTAAGACCGGCCGCCGGGAGGAGAGCGTCATCTTTTCCATGCAGACCTTTGTGGTCAAGGCTGCCTCCGGTGTAGCGGTATTCCTGACCGGCATCGGGCTGGACCTGATTGGCCTTGTGGGCAACACGGAGGAGACCGGCCCCGTAGCAGTACAGAGCGCCGGAACGCTGCTGGGTCTGCGCCTGATGATGACGGTCCTGCCCATGCTGGTGCTGGCAGGTGCGCTGGTGCTGTTCCGCCGCAAGTTTGTTCTGACCGATGCCCGCGCTGCCGAGATCAGCGCACAGCTCCACAGGGAGGAAGCGCACCATGACTGA